One region of Wyeomyia smithii strain HCP4-BCI-WySm-NY-G18 chromosome 3, ASM2978416v1, whole genome shotgun sequence genomic DNA includes:
- the LOC129729007 gene encoding uncharacterized protein LOC129729007, translating into MEIKVTMLNKIKFIQVNLHHAKGASSVLCRRFTRENLDVALIQEPWFNNNTVKGISTPNCKLIYDSTQTSPRAAILIRENLAFIPVTEFISRDIVAIQIEVPTTRGITEIIVASAYFPGDNVEIPPKEVAALVQHCKLKNKQLIIGCDAIVLHTVWGSSNINVSGDCLLHYLISHNINICNQGNDPIFVTSIRQEVLDLTLCSSKLSGMIENWGTGD; encoded by the exons ATGGAAATCAAAGTAACAATGCTGaataaaataaagtttattcAGGTGAACCTTCACCACGCAAAAGGAGCTAGCAGCGTTCTTTGTAGAAGGTTCACCCGTGAAAATCTGGACGTAGCTTTAATTCAAGAGCCTTGGTTCAACAACAATACAGTTAAAGGAATTTCTACACCAAATTGTAAGCTTATTTACGACAGTACACAAACTAGTCCTAGAGCAGCAATTCTAATACGGGAAAATTTAGCTTTTATCCCCGTTACTGAATTCATCAGTAGAGACATCGTGGCAATTCAAATAGAGGTTCCAACGACCCGAGGGATAACGGAGATCATCGTCGCTTCTGCCTATTTCCCAGGAGATAACGTTGAGATTCCTCCTAAAGAAGTTGCCGCGCTTGTTCAACactgcaaactgaaaaacaagCAGCTCATCATAGGATGTGATGCGATTGTCCTCCACACGGTCTGGGGTAGCAGTAACATCAATGTTAGCGGTGATTGTTTACTTCACTACTTGATTTCACATAACATAAACATTTGTAATCAAGGTAATGATCCAATATTTGTTACCAGTATTAGACAAGAAGTTCTTGATCTAACGCTTTGCAGCTCAAAATTATCTGGTATGATTGAGAATTG GGGAACTGGTGACTGA
- the LOC129733213 gene encoding alpha-amylase A-like yields MKFSLGFLLLIAKAYVNAQHNPHFWPGRSTIVHLFEWKFSDIADECERFLAPNGFGGIQLSPVNEYVIVQIGDNRPWWERYQPMSFKIISRSGDEQDFLDMSRRCNAVGVRLYVDVAINHMAAHSPAVGIGGSTAVPGNRDFPGVPFTIADFNPSCAITDWGNAIQVRNCELLGLPDLNQGIQTVRDKMVEFLDHLVDLGVAGFRIDAAKHMWPGDLEIIYGAVKPLNTDFGFASGSRAFMMQEVIDLGPHESVRKWEYNHLGTVTEFMYSFYVGRAFRGNDLLRWLSDLGEDWGLLPTTDSLVFVDNHDNQRGHGSGSQGGNILTHVDFRAYKMATAFAAAYPFGQLRIMSSFFFSDTEQGPPADANFNIISPSINADGSCGNGWVCEHRWRQITNMINFRNVCWGTPFTNWWSNGENKIAFSRGNCGFIAFNNQFQQDMLEILQTNLPAGVYCDVISGDKVGNECSGKSITVLTDGRASISIPRDAYDGVMAIHIESRL; encoded by the exons ATGAAATTTTCGTTGGGGTTTCTGCTACTAATCGCTAAAGCTTATGTGAATGCTCAACATAATCCGCACTTTTGGCCCGGTCGCAGTACCATAGTGCACTTGTTCGAATGGAAGTTTTCTGACATTGCGGATGAATGCGAGCGTTTCCTTGCACCGAATGGTTTCGGAGGTATTCAG TTGTCACCAGTGAACGAATATGTGATAGTTCAAATCGGAGATAACCGTCCATGGTGGGAACGGTACCAGCCGATGtccttcaaaataatttctcGTTCAGGCGACGAGCAGGATTTTCTGGACATGTCACGTCGTTGTAACGCCGTTGGTGTACGGTTATATGTAGATGTAGCCATAAATCATATGGCAGCACACAGTCCAGCCGTTGGTATTGGAGGCTCGACTGCCGTTCCTGGAAATCGTGATTTTCCGGGCGTGCCGTTTACTATCGCTGATTTTAACCCGTCCTGTGCGATCACTGATTGGGGTAACGCGATTCAAGTAAGAAATTGTGAATTACTTGGCTTGCCGGATCTAAACCAGGGTATACAGACTGTTCGTGATAAAATGGTGGAGTTTCTTGATCATCTAGTAGATCTTGGTGTAGCTGGTTTTCGGATCGATGCAGCCAAACATATGTGGCCCGGAGATTTGGAGATTATTTACGGAGCGGTAAAACCGCTAAACACGGACTTTGGATTTGCTTCGGGATCACGGGCCTTTATGATGCAAGAGGTGATCGATCTTGGTCCTCATGAATCTGTCCGTAAGTGGGAATACAACCATCTGGGAACGGTAACAGAGTTTATGTACTCATTCTACGTTGGAAGAGCTTTCCGTGGCAATGATTTACTGCGTTGGTTGTCGGATTTAGGTGAAGACTGGGGACTTCTGCCTACTACCGATTCATTGGTGTTCGTCGATAATCACGATAACCAGCGGGGCCATGGCTCAGGGAGTCAAGGAGGAAATATTCTAACACATGTTGACTTCAGAGCCTATAAAATGGCAACTGCTTTTGCTGCGGCGTACCCATTTGGACAACTTCGAATCATGAGTTCCTTCTTTTTCAGCGACACTGAACAGGGGCCTCCGGCGGATGCtaatttcaacataatttcaCCATCGATCAATGCCGATGGAAGTTGTGGAAATGGGTGGGTCTGCGAGCACCGATGGCGTCAGATCACCAACATGATTAACTTCAGAAATGTCTGCTGGGGAACTCCATTCACCAATTGGTGGTCCAACGGAGAGAATAAGATAGCCTTCTCGCGAGGCAACTGCGGCTTTATTGCTTTCAACAATCAGTTCCAGCAGGATATGTTGGAAATTCTGCAAACAAATCTTCCGGCAGGAGTTTACTGTGATGTAATTTCCGGTGACAAGGTTGGAAATGAATGTTCGGGTAAAAGTATCACCGTTCTCACCGATGGCCGAGCGTCCATTAGTATACCAAGGGACGCCTACGATGGAGTAATGGCTATTCACATAGAGTCTCGACTATAA